A single genomic interval of Tsukamurella paurometabola harbors:
- a CDS encoding phosphoribosyl-ATP diphosphatase → MKTMETLFAELATKAEERPAGSGTVEALDRGIHFLGKKVLEEAGEVWIAAEHQSDEDLAEEASQLLYWLQVLLVKRGLTLDDVYSYL, encoded by the coding sequence GTGAAGACCATGGAGACGCTGTTCGCGGAGTTGGCCACCAAGGCCGAGGAGCGGCCCGCCGGGAGCGGGACCGTCGAGGCGCTGGACCGCGGTATCCATTTCCTGGGCAAGAAGGTGCTCGAGGAGGCGGGTGAGGTGTGGATCGCCGCCGAGCATCAGAGCGACGAGGACCTCGCCGAGGAGGCGTCGCAGCTGCTGTACTGGCTGCAGGTGCTGCTGGTCAAGCGCGGCCTGACGCTCGACGACGTCTACTCCTACCTGTAG